One Paroedura picta isolate Pp20150507F chromosome 16, Ppicta_v3.0, whole genome shotgun sequence genomic region harbors:
- the LOC143825446 gene encoding olfactory receptor 6F1-like, with protein sequence MELANRTVVKGFIIMGFSASPQIRMLAFMLVLATYVLTVTANVIIISVIKTNHKLQRPMYYFLGNFSFMEIWYTTSTVPKMLESFLVGGSTISVAGCISQLYLFFALGSTECFLLAAMAYDRYLAICHPLHYPSHMTLQISTWIVTAAWVAGFLAPLIPIVLISQLSFCGPKEIHHFFCDAGPLLRRSCGAVFLSSTLVTVLASMVILSTCLLTMISYTFIISTILRIPSTSGRQKAFSTCGSHLTVVVIYYATVIFIYVRPISPTASELDKVASVFYAVVTPLLNPIIYSLRNNEVKEALKKMMSRKQVFVKNIGTVIMVCW encoded by the coding sequence ATGGAATTAGCCAACAGGACTGTGGTGAAGGGTTTTATCATCATGGGCTTTTCTGCTTCTCCACAGATCCGCATGCTGGCCTTCATGTTAGTCTTGGCCACCTACGTTCTCACAGTAACTGCCAACGTAATCATCATCTCAGTCATTAAGACAAATCATAAACTGCAGCGCCCCATGTATTACTTCCTGGGTAATTTCTCCTTCATGGAGATTTGGTATACAACGTCCACTGTGCCCAAGATGCTAGAAAGTTTCCTAGTTGGTGGGAGTACTATCTCCGTGGCAGGCTGCATCTCCCAGCTCTATCTTTTCTTTGCCTTGGGCTCCACTGAATGTTTCTTGTTAGCTGCTATGGCCTACGACCGCTACTTGGCTATCTGCCACCCTCTGCATTATCCAAGCCATATGACTCTGCAGATAAGTACCTGGATTGTTACAGCAGCCTGGGTGGCTGGATTCCTTGCCCCCTTGATTCCTATTGTCCTCATTTCtcagctttcattctgtgggccCAAGGAAATCCACCATTTCTTCTGTGATGCTGGGCCCTTGCTCAGGCGATCATGTGGTGCTGTTTTTCTCAGCTCAACGCTTGTGACAGTGTTGGCCTCCATGGTCATCCTCAGCACCTGTTTGCTCACCATGATATCCTACACATTCATAATCTCCACCATTCTCCGTATCCCTTCAACCAGTGGGAGGCAGAAGGCATTTTCGACTTGTGGATCACACCTCACCGTGGTGGTCATTTACTATGCCACAGTCATTTTTATATATGTACGGCCCATCTCCCCTACTGCTTCTGAGTTGGACAAAGTGGCATCAGTCTTTTATGCAGTAGTCACCCCACTCCTGAATCCAATAATTTACAGTCTAAGGAACAATGAGGTGAAGGAAGCTCTGAAGAAGATGATGAGCAGGAAGCAGGTGTTTGTGAAAAATATTGGAACTGTAATCATGGTTTGCTGGTAG
- the LOC143825448 gene encoding olfactory receptor 6B1-like: MQLTNWTHVTKFMLVGFPGSLKLQHSLFTVFLVAYTLTVMENLIIIVLIKVNTKLHKPMYIFLGNLSFLEIWYVSITVPKMLSGFVTQKMDISFTGCMAQLYFFLGLACTECALLTVMAYDRYVAICSPLRYPTIMSPDFCIRLAASSWLSGFFVATGKTFFISRLSYCGPNIVNHFFCDVSPLLNLACTDLSLAELIDFLLALFIIVGPLIVTITSYTCIISTVLRIPSAKGKQKAFSTCASHLLVVTIYFAATIFIYVRPRALTNVNANKLVSVVYTVLTPLLNPVIYCMRNQEFKDAFRKTLNGAFSRQVN, from the coding sequence ATGCAACTAACAAACTGGACACATGTGACAAAATTCATGTTGGTGGGTTTCCCAGGAAGTCTAAAACTGCAGCACTCTCTATTCACAGTTTTCCTGGTTGCCTACACCCTAACAGTAATGGAGAATTTGATCATCATTGTACTAATCAAGGTAAACACCAAGCTTCATAAACCTATGTATATATTCCTGGGAAATCTTTCTTTCCTGGAGATCTGGTATGTCTCAATCACTGTCCCCAAGATGCTTTCAGGCTTCGTTACACAGAAGATGGATATTTCCTTCACAGGCTGCATGGCCCAGCTCTACTTCTTTCTGGGCCTGGCCTGCACAGAGTGTGCCCTCCTCACAGTTATGGCCTATGACCGCTATGTTGCCATCTGTAGCCCATTGCGTTATCCCACCATAATGAGTCCAGATTTCTGTATCCGTTTAGCAGCCAGTTCATGGCTAAGTGGGTTTTTCGTAGCAACAGGGAAGACTTTCTTCATCTCACGATTGAGCTACTGTGGACCCAACATCGTcaaccatttcttctgtgatGTCTCCCCATTACTCAACCTAGCTTGCACTGACCTGTCCTTGGCTGAACTTATTGACTTCCTGTTGGCCTTGTTCATTATTGTTGGCCCGCTCATTGTGACAATCACTTCTTATACCTGCATCATCTCAACTGTCTTACGCATTCCTTCAGCCAAAGGGAAACAAAAGGCATTTTCCACCTGTGCCTCACATCTTTTGGTAGTCACCATTTACTTTGCTGCCACCATTTTCATCTATGTCCGACCAAGGGCTCTCACCAATGTCAATGCCAACAAGCTCGTGTCTGTTGTCTATACAGTTCTAACACCTCTTCTTAACCCAGTCATATATTGCATGAGGAATCAGGAGTTCAAGGATGCCTTCAGAAAGACACTTAATGGGGCTTTTTCACGACAAGTAAACTAA
- the LOC143825449 gene encoding olfactory receptor 6B1-like, producing the protein MGLANWTHVTEFILVGFPGSLKLQHSLFTVFLVAYTLTVMENLIIIVLIRVNTKLHKPMYIFLGNLSFLEIWYVSVTLPKMLSGFATQKMDISFTGCMAQLYFFLGLACTECALLTVMAYDRYVAICSPLRYPTIMSPDFCIRSAAGSWLSGFIIASGKTFFIGRLSYCGSNIVNHFFCDVSPLLNLACTDLSLVELIDFLLALLILVGPLTVTVASYICIILTILRIPSVKGKQKAFSTCASHLLVVTVFFSATIFIYARPRALTSVNGHKVVSVVYTILTPLLNPVIYCMRNQEFKDALRKTLRGFSLRHID; encoded by the coding sequence ATGGGACTAGCAAACTGGACACATGTGACAGAATTCATTTTGGTGGGTTTCCCAGGAAGTCTAAAACTGCAGCACTCTCTATTCACAGTTTTCCTGGTTGCCTACACCCTAACAGTAATGGAGAATTTGATCATCATTGTACTAATCAGGGTAAACACCAAGCTTCATAAACCTATGTATATATTCCTGGGAAATCTTTCTTTCCTGGAGATCTGGTACGTCTCGGTCACTCTCCCCAAAATGCTTTCAGGCTTCGCTACACAGAAGATGGATATTTCCTTCACAGGCTGCATGGCCCAGCTCTACTTCTTTCTGGGCCTGGCATGCACAGAGTGTGCCCTCCTCACAGTTATGGCCTATGACCGCTATGTTGCCATCTGTAGCCCTTTGCGTTATCCCACCATAATGAGTCCAGATTTCTGTATCCGTTCAGCAGCCGGTTCATGGCTAAGTGGTTTTATCATAGCCTCAGGGAAGACCTTCTTCATTGGACGTCTGAGCTACTGTGGATCCAATATCGTCAACCACTTCTTCTGTGATGTCTCCCCACTACTCAATCTAGCCTGCACTGATTTGTCATTGGTCGAACTCATTGACTTCCTGTTGGCCTTGCTCATTCTCGTGGGCCCACTCACTGTGACAGTTGCCTCTTATATCTGTATTATCCTGACTATCCTGCGCATTCCTTCAGTCAAAGGAAAGCAAAAGGCATTTTCCACCTGTGCCTCACATCTTTTGGTAGTCACTGTTTTCTTTTCTGCCACCATTTTCATCTATGCCCGACCAAGAGCTCTCACCTCGGTTAATGGCCACAAAGTCGTGTCTGTTGTCTATACTATTCTAACACCCCTTCTTAACCCAGTCATATATTGCATGAGGAATCAGGAATTCAAGGATGCCCTCAGAAAGACTCTTAGAGGGTTCTCTTTAAGACATATAGACTAA